The genomic stretch ggagagggcgggggtgggggtggagggggcggggaggggggagagggcgggggaggggggagagggtgggggtgggggtggaggggcgggggggagagggcgggggtggaggggagagggcgggggaggggggagagggcgggggaggggggagagggcgggggaggggggagagggcgggggaggggggagagggcgggggaggggggagagggcgggggaggggggagagggcgggggaggggggagaggggggagagggcgggggaggggggagagggcgggggaggggggagagggcggaggggagagggtgggggtgggggtggagggggcgggggggagggcgggggtggaggggagagggcgggggtgggggtggagggggcggggaggggggagagggcgggggaggggggagagggtgggggtgggggtggagggggcgggggggagagggcgggggtggaggggagagggcgggggtggagggggaggagggggagatttGTTGCTCCAATGATGTTGGCTGCTGCTCTGTGTGTAGGTTTACGAGGCCCGTGGTCACCTGTACACGGTACCGGACGGCAAAGACACAGAGGCTCAGGGCTGCATTGGGttcgggaggagggggagggggtgtgccacGTGCCGAGGCGCCCCTATTCCACCCGGCGTACCTGTACGTGCCAAAGCCAGAGCTCCGAGCAATCGTCTGGGCCGCAGGCGATTAAATAGGTATCGTCCGGGCTCCAGACCAGATACGAAACTCCGTACGTGTGACCCTCTAACGTCTTGAGTAACTTCAGCTGGTGCGTTTCctgagggcgggagagagagagagagagagagacaaaatgaGAGGGAAATCGAGCAAGGGAGAGGGGTGGGCCTCATGAGGCGGGGCAGGGAGCGGCGCtgacgcgccccccccccccccattcacaccgaGCTGCGGGAGTGAGGACTCACCGGGTCGACCTGCCAGATGATGACGGCGTTGTCTTTCGATCCGGTGGCGAGCTTGGTGCTGTCGTTGGAGAACTTGCAGAACCACACCTCGTTGCAGTGCTCAGTCAGGATCTGGCGGGTGTAACAGGGGAACTGTCGCCTGTGCAGCCAGAATACAAGAACAAGACACACGCCATTAACGCACATCTCAGCCCCAGCTCCCGGAGACGGCGCGGCGCTCCTGTCGTGAACTTGGGTGGGGAAATTCGCGATTGGGGAGTATTTGGTGTTTGTAACATgctcggggggttgggggggtggggggagcattgtGTGACCCTGTggaaaggtggtgctttttctctgCTTGGAGAGTTAAATTACACGCACACAGagtgcccaaactgaaacatttgtttcgaaaggccaagcagcagcgtTACCAAGACaataggcttttgaatttagccaatcaatttgaatcaggtacttagctaccaagaacctattaaatttaaatctgacggTTTTGACAACctgggaccaatcctattgtgggaaatgttgatatgtcatcacggATATAAAAGAAGGGGGGGCCGTGGGACAAAAAGGGGAGAGGGCAACTGCCAGAGTTAACAGCTCTCGTCGCTGGCTCTCacagcttcatctatgtcttagagaaagctcAGGGCTGCAGTGGTACCAAAGGTACCGAAAAagtttttccagacggaagaatcaacagagaaggccctgAATATTCCAGAaggcacaaaacctggttgtaatttagagagcgactacattctattttgttaatgagtggaagtggtatttattggaacagcatGCCACGAGAATCTGGTTTCATTCGGGAACAGTTAATacttagaagggatttatttggtttgatagtttagttaatttgtgcactgttatttattagtgtcacaagttgacttacattaacactgcgatgaagttactgtgaaaatcccctagtcgccacacgccggcgcTAGTTCgggttacattgagggagaatttagcatttaaccagcatgtctttcggactgtgggaggaaaccggagcacccggagggaacccacgcagacacggggagaatgtgcagactccacacagacagtgacccaagccgggaatcaaacccgggtccctggcgctgtgaggcagcagtgctaaccacggtgcccccGTGCCGCTCGAGTTAGGGAAATAAATAGTTCGGTGttgatttgagtgtgtgtgtcagggatttattttgtgttTAACCACTAGGAGTtcctgaagagcaggtcacaccacttcacatacACCTTTTACAGATcatttgggggcggcacggtggcacagtgggttagcactgctgcctcacagcgccaggaagctgggttcaattccagcctcgggtgactgcgtgtgtggagtctgcgtgttctccccgtgtctgcgtgggtttcctccgggtgctccggtttcctcccacagtccaaagatgtgtgggttacgtggattggccgtgctaaattgccccttagtgtcagggggattagtgggttaatgcatggggttgtggggaaaagggcctgggtgggattgtggtcggtgcagactcgatgggccgaatggcctccttctgcactgtaggattctatgattcaataaggcgaggtactcctctttggatgTTTCGGTGTTCATTCTCGGAGGGAGGATCAACCCCCGCTTTACAACATTACGCCCAACTACTGCTGT from Mustelus asterias unplaced genomic scaffold, sMusAst1.hap1.1 HAP1_SCAFFOLD_4839, whole genome shotgun sequence encodes the following:
- the LOC144491252 gene encoding WD repeat-containing protein 26-like; the encoded protein is MCSDAEDLRAKAEWEGKGNASRTKLLDKLHTYLPPSVMLPPRRLQTLLRQAVELQRDRCLYHNTKADTNLDSVSLLMDHACSRRQFPCYTRQILTEHCNEVWFCKFSNDSTKLATGSKDNAVIIWQVDPETHQLKLLKTLEGHTYGVSYLVWSPDDTYLIACGPDDCSELWLWHVQ